Proteins found in one Panicum hallii strain FIL2 chromosome 4, PHallii_v3.1, whole genome shotgun sequence genomic segment:
- the LOC112888650 gene encoding LRR receptor-like serine/threonine-protein kinase HSL2, producing the protein MSGSSSTACCRFPVLLVLLLFLLFAGESRAQPAAGDHDTLLAVKKDWGDPPQLKSWDPAAAPDHCNWTGVTCATGGGGAVTGITLSRLHLTGSVPESVCALKSLARLDLSYNNLTGAFPSAALYACAALSFLDLSNNQFSGALPRDIDGLSPAMEHLNLSVNGFDGEVPPAVARLTALKSLLLHTNRFAGAYPAAEISNLAGLKVLTLADNLFAPAPVPAEFAKLTNLTYLWMDKMDLTGEIPEAFSSLTELTVFSLASNKLTGSIPTWVLQHANLQNIYLYNNSLSGELASNVTAMSLVEFDVSTNQLTGEIPEAFGDLKNLTFLALYSNKFTGAIPATVGLLPRLRDIRIQDNQFSGELPPELGKHSPLANLDVGNNDLSGQLPEGLCASGTLYNIVAFDNSFSGEFPAKFGDCVTINHLMLSNNRLSGDFPAKVWSFPKLTTVMIQNNSFTGTLPSEISSKISRIEMGNNMFSGSVPTSATGLKVFHAENNRLAGELPSDMSKLANLTDLIAPGNRITGSIPTSIKLLQKLNTLNLSANRISGAIPPGSIGTLPALTTLDLSDNLLTGGIPSDISNLIDALNLSSNQLTGEVPVLLQIAAYDRSFLGNPGLCARAGSGTNLPTCRGGGRGAHDVLSKGLIILFASIAGVVLISSIGIAWLLFRRRKESQEVTDWKVTAFTQLDFTGSDVLSDIREENEIGSGGSGKVYRIHLGRDEEGAGRMVAVKRIWNPRKVDEKLDKEFESEVKVLGSIRHNNIVKLLCGISSQEAKLLVYEYMENGSLDRWLHHRGREGAPAPLDWPTRLAIAVDAARGLSYMHHDCSQPIVHRDVKSSNILLGPDFQAKIADFGLARMLAKAGEPESVSANGGTFGYMPPEYGYMARVSEKVDVYSFGVVLLELATGKVANDRGAELCLAKWAWRRYQEGPPFDDVADVEIRDDTACLQDVVSVFTLGVICTGEEPQARPSMKDVLHQLVRCCRVPAEAETCRVE; encoded by the exons ATGTCAGGCTCCAGCTCCACCGCCTGCTGCCGCTTCCCCGTGCTCCTCGTCCTGCTCCTCTTCCTTCTCTTCGCCGGCGAGAGCCGCGCtcagcccgccgccggcgaccacgaCACCCTGCTTGCCGTCAAGAAGGATTGGGGCGACCCCCCGCAGCTCAAGTCCTgggaccccgccgccgcccccgaccACTGCAACTGGACCGGCGTCACCTGCGccactggcggcggcggggccgtcACGGGAATCACCCTGTCCCGCCTCCACCTCACCGGCTCCGTCCCGGAGTCCGTATGCGCGCTCAAGAGCCTCGCCCGCCTCGACCTCTCCTACAACAACCTCACCGGCGCCTTCCCCAGCGCCGCGCTCTACGCCTGCGCGGCGCTTAGCTTCCTCGACCTCTCCAACAACCAGTTCTCGGGGGCCCTCCCGCGCGACATCGACGGCCTCTCGCCGGCGATGGAGCACCTCAACCTCTCCGTCAATGGCTTCGACGGCGAGGTGCCTCCCGCGGTCGCGAGGCTCACGGCGCTCAAGTCCCTGCTGCTCCACACCAACCGCTTCGCGGGCGCGTACCCGGCGGCCGAGATAAGCAATCTCGCCGGGCTCAAGGTCCTCACGCTGGCCGACAACTTGTTCGCCCCAGCGCCCGTGCCCGCGGAGTTCGCCAAGCTCACCAACCTCACCTACCTCTGGATGGACAAAATGGACCTCACCGGCGAGATCCCGGAGGCCTTCTCCAGCCTCACGGAGCTTACGGTGTTCTCCTTAGCGTCGAACAAGCTCACCGGCTCGATCCCGACGTGGGTGCTGCAGCACGCGAACCTTCAGAACATCTACTTGTACAACAACAGCCTCTCCGGCGAGCTGGCCTCAAACGTCACGGCGATGAGCTTGGTTGAGTTTGACGTGTCGACGAATCAGCTCACCGGAGAGATACCGGAAGCCTTCGGCGACCTCAAGAACCTCACCTTTCTAGCTCTTTACAGCAACAAGTTCACCGGCGCGATCCCAGCGACCGTCGGGCTGCTACCGCGGCTCAGAGACATCCGGATACAGGACAACCAgttctccggcgagctcccgccGGAACTCGGGAAGCACTCTCCGCTTGCCAACCTCGATGTGGGCAACAACGACCTCTCCGGCCAGCTGCCGGAGGGGCTCTGCGCCAGTGGAACGCTCTACAACATCGTCGCCTTCGACAACAGCTTCTCAGGCGAATTCCCAGCGAAGTTCGGCGACTGCGTCACGATAAACCACCTCATGCTCTCCAACAACCGCTTATCCGGCGACTTCCCGGCGAAGGTATGGTCGTTCCCGAAGCTGACCACGGTGATGATCCAGAACAACAGCTTCACTGGCACTCTGCCGTCCGAGATTTCCTCCAAGATCTCACGAATTGAGATGGGAAACAACATGTTCTCGGGATCCGTCCCGACGTCGGCAACGGGGCTGAAGGTGTTCCACGCGGAGAACAACCGGCTGGCCGGCGAATTGCCGTCTGACATGAGCAAGCTCGCCAACCTTACTGATCTGATTGCACCCGGCAACCGGATCACCGGCTCCATTCCGACATCGATCAAATTGCTGCAGAAGCTCAATACGCTGAACCTGAGCGCCAACCGGATTTCCGGCGCGATACCGCCGGGGAGCATCGGGACGCTCCCAGCACTGACGACGCTTGATCTGTCCGACAATTTGCTCACCGGCGGCATCCCATCAGATATAAGCAACCTGATCGACGCGCTCAACCTGTCATCGAACCAACTCACCGGCGAGGTGCCGGTTCTGCTCCAGATCGCGGCGTACGACCGCAGCTTCCTCGGCAACCCCGGGCTCTGCGCGAGGGCGGGCTCGGGCACAAACCTCCCGACGTGCcggggcggcggcagaggcgccCACGACGTGCTGTCCAAGGGCCTGATCATCCTCTTCGCGAGCATCGCCGGCGTCGTTTTGATCAGCAGCATCGGCATCGCCTGGCTGCTCTTCCGGCGCCGGAAGGAGAGCCAAGAGGTGACGGACTGGAAGGTGACGGCGTTCACTCAGCTGGACTTCACCGGGTCGGACGTGCTGAGCGACATCCGCGAGGAGAACGAGATCGGCAGCGGCGGGTCCGGGAAGGTGTACCGCATCCACCTCGGCCGCGACGAGGAGGGCGCCGGCAGGATGGTGGCCGTGAAGAGGATTTGGAACCCGAGGAAGGTGGACGAGAAGCTGGACAAGGAGTTCGAGTCGGAGGTGAAGGTGCTGGGCAGCATCCGGCACAACAACATCGTGAAGCTGCTCTGCGGCATCTCCAGCCAGGAGGCCAAGCTGCTGGTCTACGAGTACATGGAGAACGGCAGCCTCGACCGGTGGCTGCACCACCGGGGCCGCGagggcgcgccggcgccgctggACTGGCCGACGAGGCTGGCCATTGCCGTCGACGCGGCCAGGGGGCTCAGCTACATGCACCACGACTGCTCCCAGCCGATCGTGCACCGTGACGTCAAGTCCAGCAACATCCTGCTCGGCCCGGACTTCCAGGCCAAGATCGCCGACTTCGGGCTCGCCCGGATGCTTGCCAAGGCCGGCGAGCCGGAGTCCGTGTCGGCCAACGGCGGGACGTTCGGCTACATGCCTCCAG AATACGGGTACATGGCAAGGGTGAGCGAGAAGGTGGACGTCTACAGCTTCGGCGTCGTCCTGCTGGAGCTGGCGACAGGCAAGGTCGCCAACGACCGCGGCGCCGAGCTGTGCCTGGCGAAGTGGGCGTGGCGGCGGTACCAGGAAGGCCCTCCGTTCGACGACGTCGCCGATGTCGAGATCCGGGACGACACGGCCTGCCTGCAGGACGTCGTGTCCGTGTTCACGCTCGGCGTGATTTGCACCGGGGAGGAACCGCAGGCGCGGCCGTCCATGAAGGATGTCCTGCACCAACTCGTACGGTGCTGCCGGGTGCCCGCAGAGGCGGAGACCTGCAGAGTGGAGTAG
- the LOC112890673 gene encoding uncharacterized protein LOC112890673 — translation MGDDDDACEAAPALHGRRRRGAAAEGDRCGGGSWVSGSTAGSAAGTVSGGSSATTSSLFSSTSSLTDEEEGGDGATSSSRPDRDVSSSSLSSLTSSGSETMQMGGAAGGPAGPLYALSTMLEDLPALRTGLSKYYKGRSQSFTSLADVSCVEDLAKKTAPYTRRKKQAPRCYAEVLGAKNRLSKTIAKKAPRGKPPAYQGKREMYRC, via the exons ATGGGGGACGACGATGATGCTTgcgaggcggcgccggcgctgcatggccgacggcggcggggtgCGGCTGCGGAAGGGGACCGCTGCGGAGGCGGCAGTTGGGTGTCTGGGAGCACGGCGGGGTCCGCGGCCGGGACGGTGTCTGGCGGATCGTCGGCGACGACGTCGTCGCTCTTCTCGTCGACGTCGAGCCTCACcgacgaggaggagggcggcgacggcgcgacGTCGTCATCCCGGCCGGATCGTGACGTCTCCTCGTCGTCCTTGTCATCCTTGACGTCGTCGGGGTCGGAAACGATGCAGATGGGCGGGGCCGCCGGGGGTCCGGCCGGGCCGCTCTACGCGCTGTCCACGATGCTGGAGGATCTTCCGGCTCTCAG AACAGGGCTGTCCAAGTACTACAAGGGAAGATCCCAGTCCTTCACGTCGCTGGCCGATGTTAGCTGTGTGGAGGATCTCGCGAAGAAGACCGCCCCTTACACCAGAAGAAAGAAGCAGGCGCCCAGGTGCTACGCGGAAGTGCTGGGCGCGAAGAACCGGCTGTCAAAGACGATAGCCAAAAAGGCGCCGAGGGGCAAGCCACCTGCATACCAGGGCAAGAGAGAGATGTACAGATGCTAG